The DNA region AACTCTAAGCTGATAACCAAATCTCAATTCAAGCACCTTTGCTAAGTTAAGCCTTTACCTGGTTAGCTTGTTGTAATAAATATAAATTAAACCAATAAAAATGATTAATACGTCGGAGCTAACAGCTAAAAGTATGTTACCACCAGCGGCTCGCAGAAAAATGCAGGCCTGGATTAGAAGCCGTCATCTGATTTGTTCAGGTCACTTTTTCATTTTTGAAACGTTAGAATATTCTACGATTGAAAGCTTTGAAGAATGCGTCAAAGGGTTAGGTGGAAGTTTTATTTCTGTTGAACCAATACGCAAAGTGTGGATCGGAAATCATCGCCAAGTAATTTTATATCAAGCCAAAGCTAGTTTACTCACTCCTCATCATGAACTAAAACAATACTGGATTAAATACGGTGGCTTCTATACTAGGTTTGATGAACGATCTTGTTGAGATAGTTAAAGAATTTACTACAGCTTTATTCAGCTAATTAAAAATATTATTAATTAATTGTTTACTGGTTTTTGACTCTCATTTGCCTTGCTTTTTTCGCTCTCCAAGCATTACCTTTTTTCAACTGTTCCCACTTCATGTTTTGAACATCAATAGCCAACAGTTAATTAAACCACAAATATTTATACCTACAATATTTATATTGAAAAGATCGATAAAAACATTAAACACTTTGCCAGTTAATATAAGGCAATTTGCTGGCTGTGGCTTTAATACTTTCCTCGTTGCTAATCAACTCTCCACAATTGTCCCAAGTTCCCTCAACAAACATCTGTCTCGGACCTTCGT from Coleofasciculaceae cyanobacterium includes:
- a CDS encoding CpeR family transcriptional regulator, with product MINTSELTAKSMLPPAARRKMQAWIRSRHLICSGHFFIFETLEYSTIESFEECVKGLGGSFISVEPIRKVWIGNHRQVILYQAKASLLTPHHELKQYWIKYGGFYTRFDERSC